A region from the Mesorhizobium sp. J8 genome encodes:
- a CDS encoding DMT family transporter: METVSTATVFRFRLPLDGLRPLGPRTRAAALAVGAVLFWATWPTLATLASPAPPFLVFGLAAAVGFAAALFMAVLRGRAASFVATPFPSMLLVGVGLLVNNVLYLFAMPRIGPAEANVVAYLWPLMLVLIMAGKRRERLSPSRLGSIALGFVGAVVAIGPRFALGFDLFGVLLAFLSGLTFAIYAAVRSDGREAEDVIGPSMGLLAVFALALHFGFEAPTALSSSQLLAIAAIGIVPLTLSNALWDRATRTGHTALISAIAYATPLAALSLLALFGVGHVSYGVAAGAVLIVIGAFGASGLSRKPGRS, translated from the coding sequence ATGGAAACAGTCTCCACGGCAACGGTCTTCCGCTTCCGCCTGCCTTTGGACGGGCTCCGGCCGCTTGGACCGCGCACCAGGGCCGCCGCGCTTGCCGTTGGGGCCGTGCTTTTCTGGGCGACGTGGCCGACACTGGCCACGCTGGCGAGCCCCGCGCCTCCGTTCCTGGTCTTTGGACTGGCTGCGGCAGTAGGCTTTGCCGCCGCGCTTTTCATGGCGGTCTTGCGTGGGCGTGCAGCTTCCTTCGTCGCCACGCCGTTCCCCAGCATGCTTCTGGTCGGCGTCGGCCTGCTCGTCAACAACGTCCTTTATCTTTTCGCCATGCCCAGGATCGGCCCGGCGGAGGCGAATGTCGTCGCTTATCTGTGGCCGTTGATGCTGGTCCTCATCATGGCCGGGAAGCGGCGTGAACGGCTCAGCCCGTCGCGCCTGGGAAGCATCGCCCTCGGCTTCGTCGGCGCGGTGGTGGCGATCGGCCCCCGTTTCGCGCTCGGTTTCGATCTTTTTGGCGTGCTCCTGGCATTTTTGAGCGGCCTTACCTTCGCCATCTATGCCGCGGTCCGCTCGGACGGTCGGGAGGCCGAGGACGTCATCGGGCCGTCAATGGGACTTCTGGCGGTGTTTGCGCTGGCCTTGCACTTCGGTTTCGAGGCGCCGACCGCCCTATCATCATCCCAACTGCTGGCGATCGCAGCCATAGGGATCGTTCCTTTGACGCTTTCCAACGCGCTTTGGGACCGGGCGACCCGGACAGGCCATACCGCCCTGATCTCGGCAATCGCCTACGCGACGCCATTGGCCGCATTGTCCCTGCTTGCGCTGTTCGGCGTCGGCCATGTTTCTTACGGGGTTGCCGCCGGCGCCGTGCTGATCGTCATCGGGGCCTTTGGCGCTTCCGGCCTTTCGCGAAAGCCTGGGCGCAGCTGA
- a CDS encoding RNA polymerase sigma factor, with product MAAVTQTFKTELLGAIPSLRAFAVSLTQNADRADDLVQETLVKAWDKHESFQPGTNLKAWLFTILRNEFYSQMRKRGREVQDSDGIMTARLAVHPAQHGQLDLKDFRGALEQLPEDQREAIILIGASGFSYEEAAEICGCAVGTIKSRVSRARARLQEILKISGEDEFGPDAISAQVTGSNAA from the coding sequence ATGGCGGCGGTAACCCAGACATTCAAGACCGAGCTGCTCGGCGCCATCCCGAGCCTGCGCGCTTTCGCCGTGTCGCTGACACAGAATGCCGACCGGGCCGACGACCTCGTCCAGGAGACCCTGGTCAAGGCGTGGGACAAGCATGAAAGCTTCCAGCCGGGCACCAATCTCAAGGCGTGGCTGTTCACCATCCTGCGCAACGAATTCTATTCGCAGATGCGCAAGCGAGGCCGCGAAGTGCAGGACAGCGATGGCATCATGACGGCCAGGCTTGCCGTCCACCCGGCCCAGCACGGCCAGCTCGACCTCAAGGATTTCCGCGGCGCGCTCGAGCAGCTGCCCGAGGACCAGCGCGAAGCCATCATCCTGATCGGCGCTTCAGGCTTCTCCTATGAAGAAGCCGCCGAAATCTGCGGCTGCGCGGTCGGCACGATCAAGAGCCGGGTCAGCCGCGCCCGCGCCAGGCTGCAGGAGATCCTCAAGATTTCCGGAGAGGATGAGTTCGGGCCCGACGCCATCTCGGCGCAGGTCACAGGTTCGAACGCGGCGTGA
- a CDS encoding NepR family anti-sigma factor encodes MKEMSKKQMADAASRHRNGDGNPLGANSEIARKLKQYYDELVSDHVPDRFAQLLSQLEQAEPAQKKD; translated from the coding sequence ATGAAAGAAATGTCAAAAAAGCAGATGGCTGATGCCGCAAGCAGGCATCGGAACGGGGATGGCAACCCGCTGGGGGCGAATTCCGAAATCGCGCGCAAGCTCAAGCAGTATTATGACGAGTTGGTCTCGGACCATGTGCCGGACCGCTTCGCTCAGCTGCTCAGCCAGTTGGAACAGGCCGAACCTGCCCAGAAAAAGGACTGA
- a CDS encoding response regulator, with translation MSLSATIAPHLPFLRRFSRAVSGSQESGDALVAAMLEAIIADTNIFPEASSDRIALYKVFARLFTSVAIRVPQEQAQTAWEQRAAANLNALAPLPRQAFLLVAVEGFSEDEAAEILDVEEEEFSELLAQASNEISRQVATDVLIIEDEPLIAMDIEEMVESLGHRVVGTARTHAEAVAMFGKTRPKMVLADIQLADGSSGIEAVNEILSSTPVPVIFITAFPERLLTGERPEPAFLVTKPFNPDMVKALISQALFFDRQAKAAA, from the coding sequence ATGAGTTTGTCAGCTACCATCGCCCCGCATCTTCCGTTCCTGCGCCGCTTCTCGCGGGCGGTATCGGGATCGCAGGAGAGCGGTGACGCGCTGGTCGCCGCGATGCTGGAAGCCATCATCGCCGATACCAATATTTTCCCCGAAGCCTCGAGCGACCGCATCGCGCTCTACAAGGTCTTCGCCAGGCTGTTCACCTCCGTGGCCATCCGCGTACCGCAGGAACAGGCTCAGACCGCCTGGGAGCAGCGGGCCGCGGCCAATCTGAACGCGCTCGCGCCCCTTCCCCGACAGGCTTTCCTTCTGGTTGCCGTCGAGGGCTTCAGCGAGGACGAGGCGGCGGAAATCCTCGACGTCGAGGAGGAAGAGTTCTCGGAACTGCTGGCTCAGGCGAGCAACGAGATTTCCCGCCAGGTGGCGACAGACGTGCTGATCATCGAGGACGAGCCTCTGATCGCCATGGATATCGAGGAAATGGTCGAAAGTCTCGGCCACCGCGTGGTGGGCACGGCCCGCACGCATGCCGAGGCAGTGGCTATGTTCGGCAAGACGCGGCCGAAAATGGTCCTGGCCGACATCCAGCTCGCCGACGGCAGCTCGGGCATCGAAGCCGTCAACGAGATTTTGTCCTCGACCCCGGTGCCGGTCATCTTCATCACCGCCTTTCCGGAGCGCCTGCTGACCGGCGAGCGCCCGGAGCCGGCCTTTCTGGTCACCAAGCCCTTCAATCCCGACATGGTCAAGGCTTTGATCAGCCAGGCGCTGTTCTTCGACCGTCAGGCAAAAGCCGCCGCCTGA
- a CDS encoding DUF1328 domain-containing protein has translation MLYWALVFLVVAIIAGALGFGGIAGTSAGIAQILFFIFLAFLVISLIAGLFRRA, from the coding sequence ATGCTGTACTGGGCGCTCGTATTTCTCGTAGTTGCGATCATCGCCGGCGCGCTTGGGTTCGGCGGCATCGCCGGCACATCTGCAGGCATCGCGCAGATTCTGTTCTTCATCTTCCTCGCCTTCCTGGTGATTTCGCTCATCGCCGGCCTCTTCAGGAGAGCCTGA
- a CDS encoding sensor histidine kinase produces MPSEGPTKDRGKKQNGEVIAMHPSESGMQLGRALLHALHNAGISVLYQDRQMKTVWARNMSAPWASETADGKDLLSPAQAERIQAAKLRVIESGNAEQLELSIPGSQGVRWFQLWIDADRGEAGDVLGVVTTMVETTEQKRREQTLKALLREVSHRSKNLLAIIQSIATQTGRYTETLGDFLARFRGRLQSLASSQDLVTSSNWRGAALRELVSGQVGRYSSDLAKSLRFTGENPYLNPNAALHIGLAIHELAVNSVSYGALSRPDGHVEVRARLDPENGTPPDLLLTWTEAVGDAPRNEKRFGSVALERVVPMSLNGSATLEIGKDCMEYRLTVPHGNFETD; encoded by the coding sequence ATGCCTTCCGAGGGTCCCACGAAAGACAGGGGTAAGAAGCAGAACGGCGAAGTGATCGCGATGCATCCCTCGGAGAGCGGGATGCAGTTGGGGCGAGCCCTGCTTCATGCCCTGCACAATGCCGGGATCTCGGTCCTCTACCAGGACCGGCAGATGAAGACGGTCTGGGCACGCAACATGAGCGCGCCCTGGGCGTCCGAAACGGCCGACGGCAAGGATTTGCTTTCGCCGGCGCAGGCCGAGCGCATACAGGCCGCCAAGCTCAGGGTGATCGAGTCCGGCAACGCGGAGCAGCTCGAGCTCAGCATTCCCGGAAGCCAGGGCGTCCGCTGGTTCCAGCTTTGGATCGATGCCGATCGCGGGGAAGCCGGCGACGTCCTTGGCGTCGTCACGACGATGGTGGAGACGACGGAGCAGAAACGTCGCGAGCAGACGCTGAAGGCCTTGCTGCGCGAAGTCAGCCATCGGTCGAAGAATCTCCTGGCCATCATCCAGAGCATCGCCACACAGACCGGGCGCTATACGGAGACGCTTGGCGATTTCCTCGCGCGGTTCCGCGGCAGGCTGCAGTCACTCGCTTCCTCGCAGGACCTGGTAACATCCTCCAACTGGCGGGGAGCCGCGCTGCGGGAGCTCGTATCCGGCCAGGTCGGCCGCTATAGCAGCGATCTGGCCAAAAGCCTGCGGTTCACGGGCGAAAATCCTTATCTCAATCCCAACGCCGCCCTGCATATCGGCCTGGCGATACATGAGCTGGCCGTGAACTCGGTGAGCTATGGCGCCTTGTCCCGGCCGGACGGCCATGTCGAGGTGCGCGCCAGGCTCGATCCCGAGAACGGAACCCCGCCCGATCTTTTGCTGACCTGGACCGAGGCGGTCGGCGACGCGCCGCGCAACGAGAAGCGCTTCGGCAGCGTGGCGCTGGAACGCGTCGTGCCGATGTCGCTGAATGGCTCCGCGACGCTGGAAATCGGCAAGGACTGTATGGAATACCGCCTCACCGTCCCGCACGGGAATTTCGAGACGGACTGA
- a CDS encoding YMGG-like glycine zipper-containing protein gives MRKMIIAMVAVVAVSGCTTTEQDVVGGGLIGAGVGGLVGGGKGALIGAAVGAGSGLLVRNLRNGYCQYRDHRGRIYTARCN, from the coding sequence ATGCGGAAGATGATCATTGCCATGGTTGCCGTGGTCGCTGTCAGCGGCTGCACCACGACCGAGCAGGACGTCGTCGGCGGCGGCCTGATCGGTGCCGGTGTGGGCGGCCTGGTCGGCGGCGGCAAGGGCGCGCTGATCGGCGCGGCCGTCGGCGCCGGGTCGGGCCTTCTGGTTCGCAACCTGCGCAACGGCTATTGCCAGTATCGCGATCATCGCGGCCGGATCTACACGGCTCGCTGCAACTAG
- a CDS encoding CHASE domain-containing protein, which translates to MKKLFPIVAFVAVALISLTMAGFAYFATQEAARIKFEGTADDALSRIESRMDLHLSLLRSTQALFDARNGDITRGEFKAFFSALDIDDNFAGLRGIGFLRLAKAGDEAAVERDILHDLGSAHPVYPATTEQWRTPIVLFEPLDTSNQSIIGFDMFSEPVRRAAIQQAMADDRQHASGIVQLGQGAGVGQTFTGFLVFVRLNVETAPEVINASRSSTAGFLYAAFRAQDLFQVALSHSPLLPVNVEVYDGKPEDGNLLFRSEAPPAERIGAKLLARRDIVVAGRPWTVLFRPTSAFEPPSSRAIPVMLGLFGLLLAGAIALVARYQERAYEAKSALHEATEKSLLEKDLILQEMKHRIKNSITRVLAIARQTASQATDVKEFSASFSARLQAMAASQDMLTRSRWQKADLGDLLRTELGQVFGKDLPDGVLSGPQVLLDETTTQALGLTFHELATNALKYGEAGNSVGALKVDWSIEGRGRERTLRLNWRETGQKDLEAPAKTGFGTKLIDLNVTRELRGTIARDYRDDGLKVEIRIPLAT; encoded by the coding sequence TTGAAGAAGCTGTTTCCGATCGTTGCCTTTGTCGCCGTCGCGCTGATCAGCCTGACCATGGCGGGGTTCGCCTATTTCGCCACGCAGGAGGCGGCGCGGATCAAGTTCGAGGGGACGGCCGACGACGCGCTGAGCCGCATCGAAAGCCGCATGGACCTGCATCTGTCGCTGCTCCGTTCGACGCAGGCGCTGTTCGATGCCCGCAACGGCGACATCACGCGCGGCGAATTCAAGGCCTTCTTCAGCGCGCTCGATATCGACGACAATTTCGCGGGGCTTCGCGGCATCGGCTTCCTGAGGCTCGCAAAGGCCGGCGACGAGGCGGCGGTCGAACGCGATATCCTGCATGACCTTGGGTCAGCGCACCCGGTCTACCCCGCGACGACTGAGCAATGGCGCACGCCGATCGTTCTGTTCGAGCCGCTCGATACGTCAAACCAGTCGATCATCGGCTTCGACATGTTCAGCGAGCCGGTACGGCGCGCGGCGATCCAACAGGCGATGGCCGACGACCGGCAGCATGCGAGCGGCATCGTCCAGCTCGGCCAGGGCGCCGGCGTGGGGCAGACCTTCACCGGATTCCTGGTTTTCGTGCGGCTGAACGTCGAAACCGCGCCCGAGGTGATCAACGCAAGCCGCTCCTCCACAGCCGGTTTTCTCTACGCCGCCTTCCGCGCGCAGGACCTGTTCCAGGTCGCGCTCAGCCATTCGCCGCTGCTGCCGGTGAATGTCGAGGTCTATGACGGCAAGCCGGAGGACGGCAATCTTTTGTTCCGCTCGGAAGCGCCGCCGGCGGAACGTATCGGGGCGAAGCTTCTGGCGCGCCGCGATATCGTCGTCGCGGGCCGGCCCTGGACCGTGCTGTTCAGGCCGACAAGCGCCTTCGAGCCGCCGTCCTCGCGCGCCATTCCGGTGATGCTCGGGCTGTTCGGCCTTTTGCTCGCCGGCGCCATCGCCTTGGTGGCGCGTTATCAGGAACGCGCCTATGAAGCCAAATCGGCGTTGCACGAAGCGACCGAAAAGAGCCTGCTGGAAAAGGACCTGATCCTGCAGGAGATGAAGCACCGCATCAAGAATTCGATCACCCGCGTGCTGGCGATCGCGCGGCAGACGGCCTCGCAAGCCACCGACGTCAAGGAGTTTTCGGCGTCGTTCTCGGCGCGCCTCCAGGCCATGGCCGCCTCGCAGGATATGCTGACGCGCTCGCGCTGGCAGAAGGCCGATCTTGGCGACCTGCTGCGCACCGAACTCGGGCAGGTCTTCGGCAAGGATCTTCCCGATGGGGTGTTGTCGGGGCCGCAGGTGCTGCTCGACGAGACGACGACGCAAGCGCTCGGGCTGACCTTCCACGAACTCGCCACAAACGCGCTGAAATATGGCGAAGCCGGCAATTCGGTGGGCGCTCTCAAGGTCGACTGGAGCATCGAGGGACGCGGCCGCGAGCGGACGCTGCGTTTGAACTGGCGCGAAACGGGTCAGAAGGACCTGGAAGCTCCGGCCAAGACCGGCTTCGGCACCAAGCTGATAGATCTCAATGTCACGCGCGAATTGCGCGGCACGATCGCGCGCGACTACCGTGACGATGGACTGAAGGTGGAAATCAGGATTCCGCTGGCCACGTGA
- a CDS encoding ATP-binding cassette domain-containing protein gives MAEKSAPAGVPLVDMRNISIAFGGIRAVDDASVDLFPGEVMALLGHNGAGKSTLIKILSGAYKRDSGQIFINGEEASISNPRDAKKYGIETIYQTLALADNVDAAANLFLGRELMTGWGTLDDAAMEAEARKVMGRLNPRFQRFKEPVIKLSGGQRQSVAIARAILFNARILIMDEPTAALGPQETAQVGELVKQLKADGIGIFLISHDIHDVFELADRVCVMKNGQVVGTARTTDVTQDEVLGMIILGKCPPGAIPGPGALKIAA, from the coding sequence ATGGCTGAGAAATCCGCTCCCGCCGGCGTCCCGTTGGTCGACATGCGCAACATCTCGATCGCCTTCGGCGGCATCCGCGCCGTCGACGATGCATCGGTCGATCTTTTCCCCGGCGAAGTGATGGCGCTGCTCGGCCACAACGGCGCCGGCAAGTCGACGCTGATCAAGATCCTGTCCGGCGCCTATAAGCGCGACAGCGGACAGATCTTCATCAATGGCGAGGAGGCTTCGATCTCCAACCCGCGCGACGCCAAGAAATACGGCATCGAGACGATCTACCAGACGCTGGCGCTGGCCGACAATGTCGATGCCGCCGCCAATCTTTTCCTCGGGCGCGAGCTTATGACCGGCTGGGGCACGCTGGACGATGCCGCCATGGAAGCCGAGGCGCGCAAGGTCATGGGCCGGCTCAATCCACGGTTCCAGCGCTTCAAGGAGCCGGTCATCAAGCTGTCGGGCGGACAGCGGCAGTCGGTGGCGATCGCACGCGCGATCCTGTTCAACGCCCGCATCCTGATCATGGACGAACCGACCGCGGCGCTCGGCCCGCAGGAGACGGCGCAGGTCGGCGAGCTGGTCAAGCAGCTCAAGGCCGACGGCATCGGCATCTTCCTGATCAGCCATGACATCCATGATGTTTTCGAGCTCGCCGACCGGGTCTGTGTGATGAAGAACGGCCAGGTGGTCGGCACGGCGCGCACGACCGATGTCACCCAGGACGAGGTGCTCGGCATGATTATCCTCGGCAAATGCCCGCCAGGGGCGATTCCGGGCCCAGGCGCGCTGAAGATAGCGGCATGA
- a CDS encoding sugar ABC transporter permease, which yields MTDTTSTQPADTARASELGAVARFLKATELDTRMLGMIGALLLIWVGLHVISSLRLGVNPLDFDSRTFLTPRNLWNLSVQTSAVAIMASGMVLVIVMRNIDLSVGSAEGVIGMIMGFAQVHFLVRFVGLELGNPWIWVLALLIGLALGLIIGAFQGFIIAYLEVPAFIVTLGGLLVWRGAAWWVTSGQTVAPLDTTFQLMGGGPAGSIGAKWSWVVGIVACLAVIFMHYNGRVQRKRFRFPLRPVWAETLLATVTCAIILGAVWLANSYPWPVGIVNRYAAANNITVPEGGLFIAHGIAIPVLMAVAVGLIMTFVTKRTRFGRYVFAIGGNPEAANLAGINTRWITMKVFMIVGVLATIAAAISSARQNSSTNALGTLDELLVIAAAVIGGTSLAGGSGTVLGAMLGALLMQSLQSGMVLLGVDSPLQSIVVGAVLVIAVWLDTLYRKRV from the coding sequence ATGACCGACACGACGTCCACGCAACCGGCCGACACCGCGCGCGCGTCGGAACTGGGCGCCGTCGCCCGGTTCCTGAAGGCGACCGAGCTCGACACCCGCATGCTCGGCATGATCGGCGCGCTGCTCTTGATCTGGGTCGGGCTGCATGTGATCTCCAGCCTGCGGCTCGGCGTCAATCCGCTCGACTTCGACAGCCGCACCTTCCTCACGCCGCGCAATCTATGGAACCTGTCGGTGCAGACGTCGGCCGTGGCGATCATGGCTTCCGGCATGGTGCTGGTCATCGTCATGCGCAACATCGACCTGTCGGTCGGATCGGCCGAAGGGGTGATCGGCATGATCATGGGCTTTGCCCAAGTGCATTTCCTGGTGCGCTTCGTCGGGCTCGAATTGGGCAATCCCTGGATATGGGTCCTGGCATTGCTGATCGGCCTGGCGCTCGGCCTCATCATCGGCGCCTTCCAGGGCTTCATCATCGCCTATCTCGAAGTGCCGGCCTTCATCGTCACGCTGGGCGGATTGCTGGTGTGGCGGGGCGCTGCCTGGTGGGTCACCAGCGGCCAGACCGTGGCGCCGCTCGACACCACCTTCCAGCTGATGGGCGGCGGCCCGGCGGGTTCGATCGGCGCCAAATGGAGCTGGGTCGTCGGCATCGTCGCCTGCCTTGCGGTCATTTTCATGCATTATAACGGCCGCGTGCAGCGCAAGCGCTTCCGTTTCCCGCTACGTCCGGTCTGGGCCGAGACGCTGCTCGCCACGGTCACCTGCGCGATCATCCTGGGCGCCGTCTGGCTCGCCAACTCCTATCCCTGGCCGGTCGGTATCGTGAACCGCTACGCCGCCGCCAACAACATCACCGTCCCCGAGGGCGGGCTGTTCATCGCGCATGGCATCGCCATTCCGGTGCTGATGGCGGTCGCCGTCGGCCTGATCATGACCTTCGTCACCAAGCGCACGCGCTTCGGCCGCTATGTCTTCGCCATCGGCGGCAATCCGGAAGCGGCCAACCTCGCCGGCATCAACACGCGCTGGATCACCATGAAGGTGTTCATGATCGTGGGCGTGCTGGCGACGATCGCGGCGGCGATCTCGTCGGCCAGGCAGAATTCGTCGACCAATGCGCTCGGCACGCTGGACGAGCTGCTGGTCATTGCCGCCGCCGTCATCGGCGGTACGTCGCTTGCCGGCGGTTCCGGAACCGTGCTCGGCGCCATGCTCGGCGCGCTGCTGATGCAATCGCTGCAGTCCGGCATGGTGCTGCTCGGCGTCGACTCGCCGCTGCAGAGCATCGTCGTCGGTGCCGTGCTGGTGATCGCGGTATGGCTCGACACCCTCTATCGCAAACGCGTCTGA
- the xylF gene encoding D-xylose ABC transporter substrate-binding protein, translating into MKKFAAAILAGVAMSLTLASVAEAKDKVIGVSWSNFQEERWKTDEAAMKKAIEAAGDKYISADAQSNPGKQLTDVESLISQGANALIILAQDASAIGPAVQKALDEGIPVVGYDRLIENKDVFYLTFDNKEVGRMQAREVFKAKPEGNYVFIKGSGSDPNADFLFSGSMEVLKEAIDSGKIKNVGEAYTDGWLPANAQKNMEQFLTANDNKVDAVVAANDGTAGGVVAALTAQGLAGTVPVSGQDGDHAALNRIALGTQTVSVWKDARELGKNAAEIASQLADGKKMGDIAGAKDFTTPGGNTVKSLFLTPIAITKDNLNVVIDAGWIKKDEVCAGVPAGSVKVCD; encoded by the coding sequence ATGAAGAAATTCGCAGCCGCCATTCTGGCGGGCGTTGCCATGTCGCTGACGCTGGCGTCGGTCGCCGAGGCGAAGGACAAGGTCATCGGCGTGTCGTGGTCGAATTTCCAGGAAGAGCGCTGGAAGACCGACGAAGCGGCGATGAAGAAGGCCATCGAGGCCGCCGGCGACAAGTATATCTCGGCCGACGCGCAGTCCAATCCCGGCAAGCAACTGACCGACGTCGAAAGCCTGATCTCGCAGGGCGCCAACGCGCTGATCATCCTGGCGCAGGACGCCTCGGCAATCGGCCCGGCGGTGCAGAAGGCGCTCGACGAAGGCATCCCGGTCGTCGGCTATGACCGCCTGATCGAGAACAAGGACGTGTTCTACCTGACCTTCGACAACAAGGAAGTCGGCCGCATGCAGGCCCGCGAGGTGTTCAAGGCCAAGCCCGAAGGCAACTACGTCTTCATCAAGGGCTCGGGTTCCGATCCGAACGCCGATTTCCTGTTCTCGGGCTCCATGGAAGTGCTGAAGGAAGCGATCGACAGCGGCAAGATCAAGAATGTCGGCGAGGCTTACACCGACGGTTGGCTGCCCGCCAACGCGCAGAAGAACATGGAGCAGTTCCTGACCGCCAACGACAACAAGGTGGACGCGGTCGTGGCCGCCAATGACGGCACCGCCGGCGGCGTCGTCGCTGCGCTCACAGCACAGGGCCTGGCCGGCACCGTTCCGGTTTCCGGTCAGGACGGCGACCACGCGGCACTCAACCGCATCGCGCTCGGCACGCAAACCGTGTCGGTGTGGAAGGACGCGCGCGAGCTCGGCAAGAACGCCGCCGAGATCGCCTCGCAGCTCGCGGACGGCAAGAAGATGGGCGACATCGCCGGCGCCAAGGACTTCACGACGCCCGGCGGCAACACCGTCAAGTCGCTGTTCCTGACCCCGATCGCGATCACCAAGGACAATCTCAACGTCGTCATCGACGCCGGCTGGATCAAGAAGGACGAAGTCTGTGCGGGCGTGCCCGCTGGCAGCGTCAAGGTCTGCGACTGA
- a CDS encoding ROK family protein: MSVGIRHDDLRRRNRAMVISAVRRAGQPSRTEIAATTGLSHSTISAISADLIQEGILTESKASEPTALKRGRPQIGLALNPEAAAVLTVVLSLNFLSVAVIDYAGQVVAEEQLRLDTLVMPRDELIGECLAIVRRRLQDPDLDVGSVARIAMGIQGITDSHSRAMLWSPITPLTDIPFADLLETEFGIPATMENDCNMMAVALQWRDPDRYRDDFIAILLSHGIGMGLVLKGALFTGTHSSGGEFGHMIHRPGGALCRCGRRGCVEAYAGNYAIWRSAMGISEDAAPTDVGDADMRALAAKARQQDGPEREAYRRAGEALGFGLGSLFALIDPAPVAMVGVSAAAFDLIEPALRKAIAQTAGGQHSESISFDTEPNELPLIREGCAMRALTFVDQEIFAPGMQARAGKHVA; this comes from the coding sequence ATGTCGGTCGGGATCCGCCACGACGATTTGCGCCGGCGCAATCGCGCCATGGTGATTTCGGCCGTGCGCCGCGCCGGCCAGCCGTCGCGGACGGAGATCGCCGCCACCACCGGGCTCAGCCACTCGACCATTTCGGCGATCTCCGCCGATCTGATCCAGGAAGGTATCCTCACGGAAAGCAAGGCCAGCGAGCCGACGGCGTTGAAACGCGGCCGGCCGCAGATCGGCCTGGCGCTGAACCCCGAAGCCGCCGCGGTGCTGACGGTGGTGCTTTCGCTGAACTTCCTGTCGGTTGCCGTGATCGACTATGCCGGCCAGGTGGTTGCCGAGGAACAGCTGCGCCTGGACACGCTCGTCATGCCTCGCGACGAGCTGATCGGCGAATGCTTGGCGATCGTCCGGCGCCGGCTGCAGGATCCCGACCTCGACGTGGGCAGCGTCGCCCGCATCGCGATGGGCATCCAGGGCATCACCGATTCCCATTCGCGCGCCATGCTGTGGTCGCCGATCACGCCGCTGACCGATATCCCGTTCGCCGACCTTCTCGAGACGGAATTCGGCATCCCCGCCACCATGGAGAACGACTGCAACATGATGGCGGTGGCGCTGCAATGGCGCGATCCCGACCGCTATCGCGACGACTTCATCGCCATCCTCTTGTCGCATGGTATCGGCATGGGTCTGGTGCTGAAGGGCGCGTTGTTCACCGGCACGCATTCCTCCGGCGGCGAGTTCGGGCACATGATCCACCGTCCCGGCGGCGCGCTTTGCCGCTGCGGCCGGCGCGGCTGCGTCGAGGCCTATGCCGGCAATTACGCGATCTGGCGCAGCGCCATGGGCATAAGCGAGGATGCCGCGCCGACCGACGTCGGCGACGCCGACATGCGCGCGCTTGCCGCAAAGGCCCGGCAACAGGACGGCCCTGAGCGGGAGGCTTATCGCCGGGCCGGCGAAGCGCTGGGCTTCGGCCTTGGCAGCCTGTTCGCGCTGATCGACCCGGCGCCCGTCGCGATGGTCGGCGTCAGCGCGGCCGCCTTCGACCTGATCGAGCCGGCGCTGAGGAAGGCGATCGCCCAGACCGCCGGCGGCCAGCATTCGGAATCGATCTCCTTCGACACCGAGCCGAACGAGCTGCCGCTGATCCGCGAAGGCTGCGCCATGCGCGCGCTGACCTTCGTCGACCAGGAAATCTTCGCGCCGGGCATGCAGGCGCGAGCGGGCAAGCACGTCGCATAG